The Nicotiana tomentosiformis chromosome 2, ASM39032v3, whole genome shotgun sequence genome includes the window aaacttaagttaagcgtgtgttgattgatccaggtagctcggccaacatcatcagattgaaggtcgtagaacaactcggcaTGCAAGACCaaatcgtacccgcaaccctggttctaaacggattcaatatggcatgtgaaaccaccaaaggcgagataattctaccaataaacgtggtcggaaccatccaggaaacgaagttccacgtgatcgaaggcgacatgagatataacgcccttttcgaaaggccatggatccacaacatgaaagctgtaccttcgaccctacaccaggtcctcaaattcccaatatCGAGAGGGGTcgaaatagtgtacggagaacaaccagccacaagagaaatgttcgccgtcgaggaagcgaaaccaatatcctcaccttcgccagtaaagggatcgggctcagaaggggagcgagataccaaatagcaatcacagacatcggcctTGACCCAATCAgtaaccagaagatcgaagaagatgatgatcagaggatccctcgatccttcgtgattcccgatgactccgacgccaccaaatcaacgattgaggaactggagcaagtcacactaatcgagcactggcccaaatggaaggtatacctgggaacggggttgagccccgaactcaggaagaaacttattcaatttcttatcgataacatcgattgctttgcctggtcccatttagatataatagggatcccaccagacataacgacgcatcaacaagcttggaccctagattcagaccggtgaagcaaaagagaagaccccagtccgaggtaaagcacgcattcataaaggacgaggtaaccaaacttctcaagatagggtccattcgggaggtgaaatatcccgaatggttagccaacgtagttatagttcctaaaaaagggaacaaacttagaatgtgtgtggactataaggatttgaacaaagcatgccccaaagattcctttccgctacccaacatcgatcgcatgatcgatgccacggccggccatgagatcctcacttttctcgatgcctatttcgggtataatcaaatccagatgaacccggaggaccaggaaaagacttcatttgtcaccaaatatggaacatattgttataatgtgatgccctttgggctaaaaaatgcaggggctacttaccaacgcctagtaaataaaatgttcgaagaacaaataggtaaatcaatggaagtttatattgatgacatgctggttaagtccctgtgcgcagaggaccatttgacctatttgcaggaaacgttcgagattttgaggaaatacaacatgaagctcaaccccgaaaaatgtgctttcggggtcggttcaggcaagttcctcggcttcaaggtgtcaaatcggggaatcgagattaaccccgacaaaatcaaggccatcgaagacatcaccatcgtggacagtgtgaaagctgtacaaaggctaacgggacggattgcagccttaggccgattcatttcgagatcctcagattgaagtcacaaatttttctctctgctcaaaaagaagaacgatttcgcttggaccccggagtgccaacatgtattagaggaactaaaacgatatctatcgagcccaccactacttcacactccaaaacaCAGACggaaaactttgcttgtacttggccaTATCGAAaatcgcagtaagcggtgtcctagttcgagaagagcaaggcacgcaatttcccatttattatataagtcagaCCTTGGGtaaagcagaaactagatatccgcacctagaaaaattggcacttgcactgataagtgcctctagaTAGTTAAGactgtactttcaatgtcaccccatatgcgtattaaccacttacccgcttcgtaatattttgcacaagcccgtactatcaggccgattggccaaatgggccgtcgaaatcagtgggtatgatatcaaatatcaatcccgtacggccatcaagtctcaaattttagcagacttcatggccgatttcatgctaaccctcgtacccgaagtcgaaaaagaactcctgttgaaatcgggtatgtcatcgggggtatggaccctttttacggacggggcttcgaacgtgaaggggtccaggctaggcatagttttaaagccacccaagggcaacactattaggcaatctattaaaactaccaggttgactaacaacggggccgagtatgaggccatgattgcaggtctcgagctagctaaaaacttgggagcagaagtcattgaagccaaatgtgactctttgctggtggtaagtcaagtaagcaaaacctttgaagttcgagaagatagaatgcaaaggtatttggacaaactacatgccactttgcaccatttcaaacaatggactttacagcatgttccacgagagaaaaatagtgaggccgatgcacttgcgaatttgggttcatcggtcgaggaaggtgacttgagctcggggactgtcgttcaactctcgagatccgtgatcgaagaaggtcgtgccgagataaattctacgagcttaacctgggattggagaaataagtatattgaatacttgaaaaatgaaaagctcccatcggaccctaaagattcaagggcactacggactaaagctgctcgattcacgttggcttcagatggaacgctataccgaaggacatttgatggaccattggcagtatgcttgggtctaggatataccgattacatcctacgtgaggtgcacgagggcacttgtgggaatcactccggtgcagATCCACTAGTCCAAAAAAAAATCAGGGTAGGGTATTATTGGGtcgatatggaaaaagatgcgaaggaatttgttcaaaaatgtgacaaaTTCACTCAGTCCATATCCCCATGACAAAtgcaaaggtttgcaccaatgatccattaacccggggagcaacttcactcagtcctatccccatggccattcatgaaatagggaatggatatcgtcggccctctgctatcaaccccaggtaaagctaaattcattttatttatgactgactatttctctaaatgcgttgaagcacaggcgttcgacaaagtaagagagagagaggttatagactttatctgggatcatatcgtatgtcgattcgggatacccgccgaaatagtgtgtgacaatgggaaacaatttgttggcagcaaagtgacgaaattctttgaagatcacaaaataagaaggatattatcaacaccgtatcaccccagtgggaacggacaagctgaatcaacgaacaaaactatcattcaaaacctaaagaagaggctaaatgacgctaaaggaaaacggagagaaatcctacccgaagtcctttgggcatatcgaataacttaaaaatctagtacgggggcaaacccgttctccttagtatatgggtccgaagcctTGATACCCgtcgaagtcggcgaacccagtgccagatttcgatacATAACAGAACTAcaaaataacgaggctatgaacactagacTCAAATTATCGGACGAAAAACGATAAGCTGCTCtcatccaattggccgcccaaaagcaacgaatcgaaagatactataatcgaagaaccaagctccgccattttaatcccggggacttagtgctaagaaaagtcaccctcaatacccgaaatccgaacgaaggaaaactaggaccgaactgggaaggaccatatcaggttctcaagaacgtcggaaagggatcatacaagctcgacattataaacggcaaacaactatcaagcaattggaatgtatcacatctaaaacaatactactgttaaggtacaaccctcccatattcatttacatttcaaaactaacccctgcagaagtccgatcaggagctaagatggatccttcaatacgaagccttaggtctgaaagcacgtgttgcactctttttcccttagaccggttttatcccaaatgggctTTTCGGCaagttttttaatgaggcaactaaTGATCGTATTGCActtacaacagtatccgaggcctctttacaattgacttcgaatactgggggggcattagccctcaaatatatcaaattctgatgcaagaaaattatttcgcaacaacggggttccaataggaaaagttgtaagagccaaatggtcaaaacgaaccatgctcatgtagttggcccgaacctagacgcgaaacatgaacacatgtataatgacttgcaaagaaagttctcctctttaccgatatcttatatccaagaaacatTACTCTATTTGgggatttattatgcaaacaaaattaagataaactcgaccactaagcctacgtgctacttttatttcgagttcgagaaagcactcactcgaccattacgcctacgggctacattacttcgagttcgaatcattcactcgacgactaagcctacgagctacttttatttcgagttcgagcaagcactcactcaaccattatgcctacgggctgcattacttcgagttcgaatcattcactcgacgactaagcctacgggctacttttatttcgagttcgagcaagcactcactcgaccattacacctacaggctacattacttcgagttcgaatcattcactcgactactaagcctacgggctacttttattttgagttcgagcaaacactcactcgaccattacgcctacaggctacattacttcaagtacgaatcattcactcaacgactaagcctacgggctacttttattttgagttcgagcaagcactcactcgaccattatgcctacgggctacattacttcgagttcgaatcattcactcgactactaagcctacgggctacttttatttcgagttcgagcaagcactcactcgaccattacgcctacgggctacattacttcgagttcgaatcataactcgactactaagcctacgtgatacttttattttgagttcgagcaaacactcactcgaccattacgcctacaggctatattatttcgagtttaaatcattcactcgactaagcctacgggctacctttatttcaagttcgagcaagcactcactcgaccattacgcctacgagctacattacttcgagttcgaatcattaactcaactactaagcctatgggctacttttatttcgagttcgagcaagcactcattcgaccattacgcctacatgctatatttcttcgagctcgaattattaactcaactaataagcctaagggctacatcacttcaagtttgagtaagcgctcactcggttatagaggctacgaagtccaaatttgattttgttgtttaaatccttgtgaaaacattcataaggcgtgaataaagtcttcacaaaataggaaataaaacagaagcaagtcggcaaaaaaagggatatttttatatacaaaattgtttacatgattgattacaacgtaaaaattaaggactaagcttcctgatCATCCCCAGGAGCGGcctcttctctatcgggctccccctcccattctcggatccgctcttactcccatcgtcatcatcatcgtcattggaaaccaaggcttcagcatcagcttcgagttctttggccctttttatctcttcagcgaggtcgaaaccacgagcatggatctcctctagggtttccctccgagatcgacacttagcaagttcaacgacccaatgtgctcgagtatcggcggtctcggctgcctctcttggtTGGACCTGGGCATCTTCAGCAtaggcccgatagacggccacgagtgcatccacatcggcctttgccttttcggcatcagattcggccttggcaagtacagaggccaaccgagcctcgagctcctctattcttcttactTGAGCcaagcctttttccttcattctctGAAGTTGGGTTTTGGCCGATGGTAACTGGGCTCGAacagtttctttctctgcagcaaagcggtccataccttttttccactgcaaagactccgcatttatcacgtcgacctcctcacgaagcttcccgatcatctcaattttttgctgcaactgggagaccgaaaaattagccatcgttccggtatcaagcccataggcttttgaaagtatcattacctgctcagacagatcggtctgatctcggtaagccttggccaactcagctcggaggtcttttatttccttttcCCTTTGACCTAAGAGAagttttagggagttcctctcctcagtaacccgttgaaggtcggcctcgtatcgacgcaactcattttgggaccgagaacatgcttctcgatgaactgctaCTGCCTGCAAAGAAAcaagaaacgaagttagaaacgaaaagtaaacataaaggtagtaccgaaaaaatatttttaaggcttacctgattcaaagcctgctgcaccccgtgaaaaagatccgatttatcactagtaccggcaacgtcctcgataccggtaaacaggtcacgatagggatcctctccatcatgaggcctgtccagatcgagggcccccaaagcttggccttcccgaatcacccctgcagAAAAAACGGGGAAGGTGGGCGAATCTTCGattgctgctgccccaaatgaatcacttggagcattctcttcggttcgaaggggTTCAAGAGgggccccttcagacatatcccccatccgtgGGCTCCGATGGGATGCATCTTCGATCTCCGATAATTTAGGGATTccacccgaatctttctccgatatatcctcagttctaGGCGGAGCCTCATGAAGCATCATCGATTTAGCTGCCGATGGggcatcggtggttctcttcgTTCGGACCGCCAGTGCGGACCCatcgttttctttttcttctgcatcttcatcccttagacgcagaactgattccacggtcaaaggaatgacattcttgttcggcttacgagccatcctcttcttaggttttggatcttcgggaacagaggctctttttcttttattttccttcacaaGCTTTGGGACGGAGGCCAA containing:
- the LOC108945158 gene encoding uncharacterized protein; its protein translation is MPFPEEWNMKRLGKDAVLRPLSNEEETLASVPKLVKENKRKRASVPEDPKPKKRMALLRLRDEDAEEKENDGSALAVRTKRTTDAPSAAKSMMLHEAPPRTEDISEKDSGGIPKLSEIEDASHRSPRMGDMSEGAPLEPLRTEENAPSDSFGAAAIEDSPTFPVFSAGAVAVHREACSRSQNELRRYEADLQRVTEERNSLKLLLGQREKEIKDLRAELAKAYRDQTDLSEQWKKGMDRFAAEKETVRAQLPSAKTQLQRMKEKGLAQVRRIEELEARLASVLAKAESDAEKAKADVDALVAVYRAYAEDAQTKIVEFSTHKSNFLNYLDEILASAVSQISIQYVSVYGSWRKGS